One Halichoerus grypus chromosome 1, mHalGry1.hap1.1, whole genome shotgun sequence genomic region harbors:
- the LRRC25 gene encoding leucine-rich repeat-containing protein 25 → MGGSLAWMLLLPLLLQDTGSQVFSCNVSSGIVDWNTAFTAICLNFSGQGLRLPQNQSLQATDLLYLNLSGNSLQKLPLLFFKLLGNLKDLDVTNNPLTCVDRELAMSCTLDLKADCSCVLKPWHLVRQDNCSSRPPLKCRDTATGAWRNVSAFLEARCSPGLSLMTIGALVASGSLLLGLTIAGLVLAWRLRGRRRVGNRDLDKTGAAQGGCRSGSGKQPRYSSRGLGPKPPAAAVPRPSTPDYENVFVGQPAAGHQWAEHGPHPSEDNDFYMNYEGPDHASQPVYGNLRSMHQTPLDEEEYVIPGH, encoded by the exons ATGGGGGGCTCCCTGGCGTGGATGCTGTTGTTGCCCCTGCTGCTGCAGGATACAGGCAGCCAAGTCTTTTCCTGCAACGTGTCCTCCGGGATCGTGGACTGGAACACAGCGTTCACAGCCATATGCCTGAATTTCAGTGGCCAAGGCCTCCGACTGCCCCAGAACCAGTCTCTGCAGGCCACGGACCTGCTCTACCTTAACCTGTCTGGGAATAGTCTTCAAAAGCTACCACTGCTCTTCTTTAAACTCCTGGGAAATCTGAAGGACCTAGATGTGACAAACAACCCACTGACCTGCGTGGACAGGGAGCTGGCCATGAGCTGTACACTTGACCTGAAGGCTGACTGCAGCTGTGTCCTAAAACCCTGGCACCTGGTCCGACAGGACAACTGCTCCAGCCGGCCACCCCTCAAGTGCCGAGACACAGCTACTGGTGCCTGGCGCAATGTCTCTGCCTTCCTGGAGGCTCGCTGCTCCCCTGGCCTGTCCTTGATGACCATCGGGGCACTGGTGGCCAGTGGCAGCCTGCTCCTGGGGCTCACCATTGCTGGCCTGGTGCTGGCCTGGAGACTCCGGGGACGCCGGAGGGTCGGTAACCGGGACCTGGACAAAACAGGGGCTGCTCAGGGTGGTTGTCGGTCTGGCTCCGGCAAGCAGCCGAGATACAGCAGCCGGGGCCTCGGCCCTAAGCCCCCAGCGGCTGCCGTGCCCAGACCCTCCACCCCTGACTATGAGAATGTGTTCGTGGGCCAGCCAGCTGCCGGGCACCAGTGGGCCGAACATGG GCCTCACCCATCAGAGGACAACGACTTCTACATGAACTACGAGGGCCCCGACCATGCCTCCCAGCCTGTCTACGGCAACCTGCGGTCGATGCACCAGACCCCACTTGACGAAGAGGAGTACGTGATCCCCGGGCACTGA
- the GDF15 gene encoding growth/differentiation factor 15: MPGQGLTPPHGSPMLLMLLMFSWLPSGGALSLAQEHLPAFSGPSDAHSSMDVSRVQEFRKRYEHLQTRLRLNQSWADSNPDLVRAAQVRILTPKLRLGPGGHLHLRIARADLTEGLPVASRLHRALLKLSPTEPSSWDVTRPLQRQLSLGGSRAPTLRLRLLPPWDRLGATLPSARPQLELHWRPRAARGRRNAHAHAGDGCPLGEGRCCRLQSLRASLEDLGWANWVVAPRELDVRMCIGACPSQFRSANTHAQMQARLHGLNPDAAPAPCCVPASYEPVVLMHQDSEGRVSLTPFDDLVAKDCHCV; the protein is encoded by the exons ATGCCTGGACAAGGACTGACACCACCACACGGCTCTCCTatgctgctgatgctgctgatgtTCTCGTGGCTGCCTTCGGGAGGCGCCCTGTCTCTGGCCCAGGAGCACCTCCCGGCCTTTTCGGGACCCTCAGACGCGCACTCCAGCATGGATGTCTCCAGAGTCCAGGAGTTTCGGAAACGCTACGAGCACCTGCAGACCAGGCTGCGGTTGAACCAAAGCTGGGCTGATTCAAACCCTGACCTCGTCCGTGCAGCTCAAGTCCGGATACTCACTCCAAAGC tGCGACTTGGACCGGGCGGCCACCTGCACCTGCGCATCGCCCGAGCCGACCTGACTGAGGGGCTCCCCGTAGCCTCCCGCCTGCATCGGGCGCTGCTCAAGCTGTCCCCGACGGAGCCGAGCTCGTGGGACGTGACTCGGCCGCTGCAGCGTCAACTCAGCCTTGGAGGTTCCCGGGCGCCCACACTACGCCTGCGACTGTTGCCTCCGTGGGACCGGTTGGGAGCGACGTTGCCTTCTGCACGTCCCCAGCTTGAGCTGCACTGGCGGCCACGAGCGGCCAGGGGGCGCCGCAACGCGCATGCGCACGCCGGGGACGGTTGCCCCCTCGGGGAGGGGCGCTGCTGCCGCCTGCAAAGCCTGCGCGCGTCGCTCGAGGACTTGGGTTGGGCCAACTGGGTGGTGGCGCCTCGCGAGCTAGACGTGCGCATGTGTATTGGCGCGTGCCCAAGTCAGTTCCGATCGGCTAACACGCACGCGCAGATGCAGGCGCGCCTGCACGGCCTGAACCCCGACGCCGCGCCTGCGCCGTGCTGCGTGCCCGCCAGCTATGAGCCGGTGGTGCTCATGCACCAAGACAGTGAGGGTCGCGTGTCGCTTACGCCCTTCGACGACCTCGTGGCCAAGGACTGCCACTGCGTATGA